One window from the genome of Desulfobulbaceae bacterium DB1 encodes:
- a CDS encoding (Fe-S)-binding protein, with protein sequence MKILTTPRMERCIGCHSCSLACARLVHKKISWQTAGIRIHSSGGLSTGFIAKHCLACNPAPCAAACPTGAFSQRKGGGIVVKKKLCIHCGQCAPACPVDAVFIDSNGEPYVCIHCGRCTAFCPHDCLEMKEITPAEEEEAS encoded by the coding sequence ATGAAAATATTGACGACTCCGCGCATGGAACGGTGCATTGGCTGCCATTCCTGTTCCCTGGCCTGCGCCAGACTTGTCCACAAGAAAATTTCCTGGCAAACGGCGGGAATCCGGATTCACTCCTCCGGCGGCCTGTCAACCGGGTTCATCGCCAAACACTGTCTTGCCTGCAATCCCGCTCCCTGTGCCGCCGCCTGCCCCACCGGCGCTTTTTCCCAACGCAAGGGAGGCGGTATCGTGGTCAAAAAAAAGCTCTGTATTCATTGCGGGCAATGTGCTCCCGCCTGTCCGGTTGACGCCGTCTTCATCGACAGCAACGGCGAACCCTATGTCTGTATTCACTGCGGTCGCTGCACGGCCTTTTGTCCCCATGACTGCCTTGAAATGAAAGAAATCACCCCAGCCGAAGAGGAGGAAGCGTCATGA
- a CDS encoding phosphoglucomutase, alpha-D-glucose phosphate-specific (catalyzes the interconversion of alpha-D-glucose 1-phosphate to alpha-D-glucose 6-phosphate) yields the protein MALHPRAGKPALQENLCNIPRLVAAYYQYCPDAGQDGQQVSFGTSGHRGSSLKKSFNESHILAIAQAIAGYRREKKINGPLFVGMDTHALSEPAFATAVEVFVANGIEIRYQQGRGYTPTPVISHAILCWNRQHPDAPADGVVITPSHNPPEDGGFKYNPPHGGPADSDVTKIIEKRANELLADGLTGVKRLAVEQALASPLAQAIDYVQPYVDDLANVLDMEAIRRAGIKIGVDPLGGSGIAFWPVIAATFGLDIEVVNNRVDPSFSFMTLDKDGKIRMDCSSPYAMASLIALKDRFDIAVANDPDYDRHGIVTRHFGLLNPNHYLAVAINYLYTHRPGWKADLAVGKTLVSSSMIDRVAAGIKRVVKEVPVGFKWFVQGLFDGEYGFGGEESAGATFLRKDGTVWTTDKDGIIMALLAAEITAVTGKDPGYHYQELEQKHGSPVYERLEAQASAKQKEVLSNLSPDDVEALSLAGEPVLAKLTRAPGNDAAIGGLKVVTENGWFAARPSGTEDIYKIYTESFKGKDHLKQIQREAQAIVAASFAGAGA from the coding sequence ATGGCACTTCACCCAAGGGCGGGAAAACCCGCCTTGCAGGAAAATTTATGCAATATCCCTCGGCTAGTTGCCGCGTATTATCAATATTGCCCCGATGCCGGTCAAGACGGCCAGCAGGTGAGCTTCGGCACCTCGGGGCATCGCGGCAGCTCCTTGAAAAAAAGTTTCAATGAAAGTCATATTCTGGCCATTGCCCAGGCCATTGCCGGGTATCGCCGGGAGAAAAAGATAAACGGACCGCTTTTTGTCGGCATGGACACCCACGCCCTGTCCGAACCCGCCTTTGCCACGGCCGTTGAGGTCTTTGTCGCCAACGGCATCGAAATCCGCTACCAGCAGGGCAGGGGATACACCCCGACTCCGGTGATTTCCCATGCCATTCTCTGCTGGAACAGGCAGCACCCCGACGCCCCGGCCGACGGGGTGGTGATCACTCCTTCGCATAACCCGCCGGAAGACGGGGGATTCAAATATAATCCTCCCCACGGCGGCCCGGCCGACAGCGACGTGACCAAAATCATTGAAAAAAGGGCCAATGAGTTGCTGGCTGACGGACTGACGGGGGTAAAGCGTCTTGCCGTTGAACAGGCCCTGGCCTCGCCCCTGGCGCAGGCCATCGATTATGTCCAGCCCTACGTCGATGATCTGGCCAATGTCCTTGACATGGAGGCGATCCGGCGCGCCGGCATCAAAATCGGAGTTGATCCGCTGGGCGGTTCCGGCATTGCCTTCTGGCCCGTGATCGCCGCAACCTTCGGGCTCGATATTGAGGTCGTCAATAATCGGGTCGATCCGTCTTTTTCCTTCATGACCCTTGACAAGGACGGCAAGATCCGCATGGACTGTTCTTCTCCCTACGCCATGGCCTCCCTCATTGCCCTGAAGGACCGTTTTGATATCGCGGTGGCCAATGATCCGGATTATGACCGGCACGGCATTGTTACCCGTCATTTCGGCCTGCTCAATCCCAATCACTATCTGGCGGTGGCAATCAACTATCTTTATACCCATCGACCCGGCTGGAAAGCCGACCTGGCGGTGGGCAAGACCCTGGTGTCAAGCTCCATGATCGATCGGGTTGCCGCGGGCATCAAGCGGGTGGTGAAAGAGGTGCCGGTTGGCTTCAAATGGTTTGTGCAGGGACTTTTCGACGGAGAGTATGGTTTCGGCGGCGAGGAAAGCGCCGGTGCCACTTTTCTGCGCAAAGACGGGACGGTGTGGACCACGGACAAGGACGGCATTATCATGGCGTTGCTGGCCGCTGAAATCACCGCGGTGACGGGCAAGGACCCCGGATACCATTATCAGGAACTTGAGCAAAAGCATGGTTCCCCGGTTTATGAGCGACTGGAAGCCCAGGCGTCGGCAAAACAGAAGGAGGTTTTGTCCAATCTTTCTCCGGATGATGTGGAGGCTCTCAGTCTGGCCGGTGAACCGGTTCTCGCCAAACTGACCCGGGCACCGGGCAACGATGCCGCCATCGGCGGGCTCAAGGTGGTGACGGAAAACGGCTGGTTCGCCGCCAGGCCATCCGGCACCGAGGATATCTATAAAATCTACACCGAGAGTTTCAAGGGAAAGGATCATCTGAAGCAGATCCAGCGGGAAGCGCAGGCAATCGTCGCCGCCTCCTTTGCCGGGGCCGGCGCGTAA
- a CDS encoding oxidoreductase, translating into MSREIFHALVAREEPDNVFTRRIEERKISDLPDHDVLIKVHFSSLNYKDALSASGNKGVTRRYPHTPGIDAAGTVVASRSDRVKPGDDVIVTSFDLGTKIPGGFGQYIRVPAEWIVPLPEGLSLFEAMVFGTAGFTAAQSVLKIVEHGVQTKDGKILVSGATGGVGSISVAILAKLGYEVAAVTGKSEEHDLLRRLGARHILSRQEATDTTNRLLLREKWAASIDTVGGEILATTIKSTRYGGIVTCCGNVASPALPTSVYPFILRGVTLSGIDSATCPFPIRCNVWSKLAGEWKLNLPREAVKVVGLELLDKEIESILRGKTAGRIVVRLQEG; encoded by the coding sequence ATGTCCCGGGAAATTTTTCATGCCCTTGTTGCCAGGGAAGAACCTGATAATGTTTTCACCAGGAGAATCGAAGAGCGAAAAATCTCAGATCTTCCTGACCACGACGTGCTGATCAAGGTTCATTTCTCTTCGCTTAATTACAAAGACGCCCTGTCCGCTTCCGGCAACAAAGGTGTTACCAGGCGCTATCCGCACACCCCCGGTATCGACGCGGCCGGAACGGTTGTTGCGAGCAGGTCCGATCGGGTAAAACCGGGTGATGACGTCATCGTCACAAGTTTTGACCTCGGCACCAAGATCCCCGGCGGGTTTGGTCAGTACATCCGCGTGCCGGCTGAATGGATCGTCCCGTTGCCGGAAGGGTTAAGCCTTTTTGAGGCCATGGTTTTCGGAACGGCTGGTTTCACCGCGGCCCAGTCGGTATTGAAGATCGTTGAGCACGGCGTGCAGACGAAAGACGGGAAAATCCTGGTCAGCGGCGCAACCGGAGGCGTGGGAAGCATCTCGGTGGCCATCCTGGCCAAACTGGGCTACGAGGTTGCAGCGGTAACCGGCAAGAGCGAGGAACATGATCTGCTGCGGCGACTCGGCGCACGTCACATCCTCTCCCGCCAGGAAGCGACCGACACCACCAATCGTCTTCTGTTGCGGGAAAAATGGGCGGCATCCATCGATACCGTGGGAGGCGAGATCCTTGCCACGACCATCAAGTCCACCCGATATGGAGGAATCGTTACCTGCTGCGGCAATGTCGCCTCACCTGCCCTGCCGACATCCGTTTATCCCTTTATCCTCCGTGGGGTGACCTTGAGCGGAATAGACTCAGCCACATGCCCTTTTCCCATTCGTTGCAACGTCTGGTCGAAACTGGCCGGAGAATGGAAACTCAATCTGCCGCGCGAAGCCGTCAAGGTTGTCGGCTTGGAGCTTTTAGACAAAGAAATAGAAAGCATACTTCGAGGAAAAACAGCGGGAAGAATCGTCGTCCGGCTGCAGGAGGGCTGA
- a CDS encoding sodium-dependent transporter, producing MTDSAQRALWGSKLGFLLAAIGSAIGLGNIWRFSYMTFEHGGGAFLIPYLCALLLAGIPLMILEYALGHREKGSSPLAFTRVSSKWEWAGWWMPTVALFGIMLYYAVIIGWCINYFFFSFNLAWGADPQAFFFNSFLQLSDSPFHLGGIRIPILSSTFVVWFLCWIICYREVNHGIEKACTIFMPILFLLTFILVGWTLTLDGAIDGIRNFYLSADWDKINIFKNFDDPDVWSVWTAAFGQIFFTLSLGFGIMITYASYLPKKTDIVGNAVWTAVINCTYSFIAGFAVFGIVGFMAHVKGVGFSEVIKGGPQLAFVVYPEAIRQLPFGQSIFGVIFFFVLIVAGLSSGISLVEALTCAITDKFSWTRKITVSVICLLGFLGSIIFTTRAGMLILDITDHFITNYGLIMGGIFECYLVGWLLKARTAREHVNRAGGVRLPLLWDLCVRYFTPFVLIVIIAQAFMGEMGKAYGGYSADALILFGVGWLLLTIVVAVCFTFYPWKPETLKKKHHVQEDQLLV from the coding sequence ATGACTGATTCAGCGCAACGGGCCCTTTGGGGCAGCAAATTGGGTTTTTTGCTCGCCGCTATCGGCTCGGCCATCGGACTCGGCAACATATGGCGTTTCAGTTACATGACGTTTGAGCATGGCGGCGGCGCCTTTCTGATTCCGTACCTCTGCGCCCTGCTGCTGGCCGGTATTCCGCTGATGATCCTGGAATATGCATTAGGTCATCGGGAAAAAGGCTCTTCTCCGCTGGCTTTTACCCGGGTATCTTCCAAATGGGAATGGGCCGGCTGGTGGATGCCGACGGTCGCCCTGTTCGGCATCATGCTCTATTATGCCGTGATAATCGGCTGGTGCATCAATTACTTCTTCTTTTCCTTCAACCTTGCCTGGGGAGCCGATCCGCAGGCTTTTTTCTTCAACTCCTTCCTGCAGCTCTCGGATTCCCCGTTCCATCTCGGCGGCATCAGAATTCCCATCCTTTCCTCAACCTTTGTCGTCTGGTTTCTTTGCTGGATTATCTGTTACCGCGAGGTCAATCACGGTATTGAAAAGGCGTGCACCATTTTCATGCCGATTCTTTTTTTGCTGACATTTATTCTTGTCGGCTGGACCCTCACCCTTGACGGGGCAATCGACGGTATTCGCAATTTCTATCTTTCCGCTGACTGGGATAAAATTAATATTTTTAAAAATTTTGATGATCCGGATGTCTGGTCGGTCTGGACCGCGGCATTCGGCCAGATATTCTTCACCCTGTCGCTCGGCTTCGGCATTATGATCACCTATGCCAGCTATTTGCCGAAAAAAACGGATATTGTCGGCAATGCCGTCTGGACAGCAGTGATTAACTGCACCTATTCTTTTATCGCCGGATTTGCCGTGTTCGGCATTGTCGGGTTCATGGCCCATGTCAAGGGGGTTGGCTTCAGCGAGGTGATCAAGGGGGGGCCGCAGCTTGCCTTTGTTGTCTATCCTGAAGCGATACGCCAGCTTCCTTTCGGCCAGTCGATTTTCGGCGTTATTTTCTTTTTCGTGCTCATCGTTGCCGGCCTTTCATCCGGTATCTCTTTGGTCGAGGCCCTGACCTGCGCCATAACGGATAAATTTTCCTGGACGCGGAAGATCACGGTTAGCGTCATTTGTCTGCTTGGGTTTTTGGGCAGTATTATTTTTACCACCCGGGCCGGGATGCTTATTCTTGACATCACCGACCATTTCATCACCAATTACGGGTTGATCATGGGGGGGATTTTCGAGTGTTATCTGGTCGGCTGGCTGCTGAAAGCACGCACGGCGCGGGAGCATGTCAACCGGGCGGGGGGCGTGCGCCTGCCCCTGTTGTGGGATTTGTGCGTGCGCTATTTCACGCCCTTTGTTCTTATCGTCATTATCGCCCAGGCCTTTATGGGCGAAATGGGCAAGGCCTATGGCGGCTATTCGGCTGATGCGCTGATCCTCTTCGGGGTCGGCTGGCTGCTTCTGACCATTGTTGTTGCCGTCTGTTTCACCTTTTATCCCTGGAAGCCGGAGACATTAAAGAAAAAGCATCATGTCCAGGAAGATCAACTTTTAGTTTGA
- a CDS encoding UDP-N-acetyl-D-glucosamine dehydrogenase, which produces MKNIKVGVIGVGYLGKFHAQKYAAMENVELVGVADVVLSAARQVAAACGTRAFADYRQLLPLVDAVSVVVPTPMHHPVATECFAAGVDVMLEKPMTVTLEEADDLIKKAENGRRILQVGHLERFNPAIVAMQDYLTCPLFIESQRVHSFKPRGADVDVVLDLMIHDIDIILHVVPSPLQSIDTIGASVVTGGTDVATAHLIFENGCAANVTVSRVAHDNVRSLRIYQPGSSLTVNYATKEITVIERQTGLTPEGYPREEIIHFCFTEKDALQVELADFIANVRARRMPMVSGREGRQALEVALRIIRQIREHHDRYKETLCVG; this is translated from the coding sequence ATGAAAAACATAAAAGTAGGTGTTATCGGCGTCGGTTATCTCGGCAAGTTTCATGCGCAGAAGTATGCGGCCATGGAGAATGTCGAGCTGGTGGGCGTTGCCGATGTTGTCCTGAGCGCCGCCAGGCAGGTGGCTGCTGCTTGCGGTACACGGGCCTTTGCCGATTACCGGCAACTGCTGCCCCTGGTTGACGCGGTCAGCGTTGTCGTTCCCACTCCGATGCATCACCCGGTGGCCACGGAGTGTTTTGCCGCGGGTGTTGATGTCATGCTGGAAAAGCCCATGACCGTCACCCTGGAAGAGGCGGATGACCTCATCAAAAAGGCGGAAAACGGCCGGCGGATCCTTCAGGTCGGCCATCTCGAAAGGTTCAATCCGGCAATTGTCGCCATGCAGGATTATCTGACCTGTCCGCTCTTTATCGAATCCCAGCGGGTCCATTCCTTTAAGCCCCGGGGGGCGGATGTGGATGTCGTTCTTGATCTGATGATTCATGACATCGACATCATTCTCCATGTGGTCCCTTCGCCGCTTCAGTCAATCGATACCATCGGCGCGTCGGTGGTGACCGGGGGAACGGATGTCGCCACCGCGCATCTCATCTTTGAAAACGGCTGCGCCGCCAATGTGACGGTGAGCCGCGTTGCCCATGACAATGTGCGCAGCCTGCGTATTTATCAGCCGGGAAGTTCGCTGACGGTAAACTATGCCACCAAGGAGATAACCGTCATCGAGCGGCAAACCGGTCTGACACCGGAGGGATACCCGCGGGAGGAGATTATCCATTTCTGTTTCACGGAAAAGGACGCGTTGCAGGTCGAACTGGCCGATTTCATTGCTAATGTGCGGGCAAGGCGGATGCCGATGGTTTCCGGCCGGGAAGGGCGGCAGGCTCTGGAGGTGGCACTGCGCATTATCCGCCAGATCCGGGAGCATCATGACCGGTATAAAGAGACTTTATGCGTCGGGTGA
- a CDS encoding lipid-A-disaccharide synthase, which translates to MRRVMIVSGEASGDLHGAHLVAALKEMIPDLSVCGMGGRELRAQGVDILYDAAKMAVVGLVEVLAHLADIRKAQKILEDELRRNPPDLLILIDYPDFNLLLAAKAKKLGIPIFYYISPQVWAWRSGRVKKIGRLVDRMAVILPFEKDFYHKRGVEVDYVGHPLLDSVKKTLGRERFCELHGIDPRHVLVGLLPGSRKKEIRAMLPVFLQTMAGMQALHEKMTVLIPLAPTLTAADLEECGLARNVSGIRVISDNRYDLMAACDLALATSGTVTLELAVLDVPMVVSYKMAPLTWFIGNMLVDVDFGSLVNLIAGKEVVRELMQQDATVVKLCAALEEIWPGSAKREQLLRELSAVREKLGKGGASRRAAEIAIAAAHKVTH; encoded by the coding sequence ATGCGTCGGGTGATGATTGTCAGCGGTGAGGCCTCCGGCGATCTGCACGGCGCTCATCTGGTGGCGGCCTTGAAGGAAATGATCCCGGATCTTTCCGTCTGCGGCATGGGCGGCAGGGAACTGCGCGCACAGGGCGTCGACATCCTCTATGATGCCGCCAAAATGGCTGTCGTCGGGCTCGTTGAAGTCCTGGCCCATCTTGCCGACATCCGGAAGGCCCAGAAAATCCTCGAAGACGAACTGCGCCGTAATCCCCCTGATCTGCTCATCCTCATCGACTATCCCGACTTTAATTTGCTGCTGGCGGCCAAGGCAAAAAAGCTCGGCATCCCGATTTTTTATTATATCAGTCCCCAGGTATGGGCGTGGCGCAGCGGCCGGGTGAAAAAAATCGGTCGACTGGTTGACCGGATGGCGGTCATCCTGCCCTTTGAAAAAGATTTTTATCATAAAAGGGGGGTTGAGGTGGATTATGTCGGCCATCCACTGCTTGATTCGGTGAAAAAAACACTGGGCAGGGAACGCTTCTGCGAACTGCACGGCATTGACCCGCGTCATGTTCTGGTCGGCCTGCTGCCCGGCAGCAGAAAAAAGGAAATACGCGCCATGCTGCCCGTTTTTCTGCAAACGATGGCTGGTATGCAAGCGCTTCATGAAAAAATGACGGTGCTCATTCCCCTGGCTCCGACCCTGACCGCGGCGGATCTCGAGGAATGCGGGCTTGCCCGCAACGTTTCCGGGATCAGGGTTATCAGCGACAACCGCTACGATCTGATGGCCGCCTGTGATCTGGCCTTGGCCACTTCGGGAACGGTAACCCTGGAGCTTGCCGTTCTTGACGTGCCGATGGTTGTTTCCTATAAAATGGCACCCTTGACCTGGTTCATCGGCAACATGCTGGTGGATGTCGATTTCGGTTCTTTGGTGAACCTTATCGCCGGCAAGGAGGTGGTGCGGGAACTGATGCAGCAGGATGCGACGGTTGTGAAGCTTTGTGCGGCACTGGAGGAGATCTGGCCCGGCTCAGCGAAAAGAGAGCAGCTGCTGCGGGAACTTTCCGCGGTGCGGGAAAAACTGGGAAAGGGGGGGGCATCGCGTCGGGCGGCAGAGATTGCCATTGCCGCAGCCCACAAAGTAACACATTGA